The following proteins are encoded in a genomic region of Liolophura sinensis isolate JHLJ2023 chromosome 7, CUHK_Ljap_v2, whole genome shotgun sequence:
- the LOC135471957 gene encoding late histone H2A.2.2-like, whose product MSGRGKGGKTKSGKSQTHSSRAGLQFPVGRIHRFLRKGNYSNRVGTGAPVYLAAVMEYLTAEVLELAGNAARDNKRRTIIPRHLLLAVRNDEELNRLLSGVAIAKGGVLPNIQSVLLPKKSKKSQ is encoded by the coding sequence ATGTCTGGACGTGGTAAAGGAGGAAAGACGAAAAGTGGCAAGAGCCAAACCCACTCATCAAGGGCTGGTCTACAGTTTCCTGTGGGCCGTATCCACCGATTTCTGAGGAAAGGGAACTACTCTAACCGTGTCGGGACAGGGGCTCCCGTTTACCTGGCCGCTGTGATGGAATACTTGACCGCTGAGGTGTTGGAGCTGGCTGGAAACGCTGCCCGAGACAACAAAAGGAGGACCATCATCCCTCGTCACCTGCTGCTGGCCGTTCGTAACGACGAGGAGCTGAACAGGCTGCTGTCCGGAGTGGCCATTGCCAAAGGAGGAGTTCTGCCAAACATCCAGTCTGTTCTTCTGCCCAAGAAGTCCAAGAAATCTCAGTGA
- the LOC135470750 gene encoding uncharacterized protein LOC135470750 — protein sequence MRPVDGCEVGSLTMNKRLVFLSLLVFAVVILYWLSSTMLVISPLTHWVRDQRYQVRKPGCIIPALHPYDESIVKFVKHLPDLRCDKGHVAFTFQDGRWLRVNKSLHFSYNISYCSFSVIKRRPNSDNGIIISKPVKFEKDFKVSDDFLSVSCYNQTNKEIYKNCYAFAVPKNVSEENRTVVSAPEIDSQPPPNVLLVGVDSMSRLNMIRQLNKTYHFLTETLGSVEFHGYNKVADNTFVNVVPLLTGKFVHEVPSSGKKIHVEKYEYVWKEFSKAGYLTLLAEDQPQIATFNYLKPGFPRQPTDYYLRPFSLAMSRNGGLWNKHGCFAGRAETGIVLSYLSDVLDLKQDNSLFAHTFLTRMSHDHVNHVGRVDYIYLEFFQNLKRKGILNNTILFFFGDHGMRWGALRNTYVGKMEERLPMLLLYLPPWFKSRYPQVTNNVHINAHRLTTPFDIYYTLKDIASRRFDGASDLQKGRRGFSLFRKIPLSRTCEEAEIAPHWCTCQSQVEVHAQDKTVIAAAKWCIEHLNRITNSTKCAVLHLKAVNRAWRFSVSSYLKNKENKTLTHYQIMFSTVPGDGLFEATVRQVESKDIFKLTGEMSRINKYGQQSHCINNANLKKFCYCREPLQ from the coding sequence ATGCGACCGGTGGATGGATGTGAAGTGGGAAGCTTAACCATGAACAAACGGCTTGTTTTCCTGAGTCTCCTTGTCTTCGCTGTAGTGATCCTTTACTGGTTGTCTTCAACGATGCTGGTCATATCACCTCTCACACACTGGGTCCGTGATCAGAGATATCAAGTGCGCAAACCCGGCTGTATAATTCCTGCACTGCATCCATACGACGAGTCCATCGTGAAATTTGTCAAACATTTACCAGATTTACGCTGTGACAAGGGCCATGTGGCATTCACCTTTCAAGATGGACGGTGGCTTAGAGTCAATAAATCACTCCACTTTTCGTACAACATCAGCTATTGTTCGTTCTCCGTCATCAAGCGAAGACCGAACTCAGACAACGGTATCATTATTTCAAAACCTGTTAAATTTGAAAAGGATTTCAAAGTATCAGATGACTTTTTGTCGGTAAGCTGTTACAATCAGACAAATAaggaaatttataaaaattgtTACGCGTTTGCTGTCCCCAAGAACGTTTCTGAAGAAAACCGCACCGTGGTGTCAGCACCGGAGATCGATTCCCAACCACCGCCAAACGTCCTATTAGTGGGGGTGGACTCCATGTCAAGGCTCAATATGATTAGACAACTGAACAAAACATATCACTTTTTGACCGAGACGCTCGGGAGTGTTGAATTCCATGGCTACAACAAAGTCGCAGATAACACGTTTGTCAACGTGGTGCCGCTACTTACTGGCAAGTTTGTGCATGAAGTACCGTCAAGtggaaagaaaatacatgtggagAAATATGAATACGTGTGGAAGGAATTCTCCAAAGCGGGATACCTTACACTTTTGGCTGAAGATCAACCACAAATTGCCACGTTTAACTACCTTAAGCCCGGTTTTCCTAGACAGCCTACTGATTACTATCTAAGACCTTTCAGTTTAGCCATGAGCAGAAATGGCGGTCTGTGGAATAAGCATGGGTGTTTCGCGGGCCGCGCAGAGACAGGCATAGTCCTGAGCTATCTGTCCGATGTTCTTGACTTAAAACAGGACAATTCCCTCTTTGCTCATACCTTTCTAACCAGAATGAGTCATGATCATGTCAATCATGTCGGTAGGGTTGATTATATTTATCTGGAGTTCTTCCAAAACCTGAAACGCAAAGGTATTTTGAACAATACCATTTTGTTCTTCTTCGGCGATCACGGAATGCGCTGGGGCGCCTTACGTAATACTTATGTTGGAAAGATGGAAGAACGGCTGCCGATGCTGCTGTTATATTTACCACCTTGGTTCAAGTCCAGATACCCCCAGGTAACAAACAACGTACATATCAATGCTCACAGACTTACTACTCCCTTTGATATTTATTATACTCTGAAGGACATAGCCTCAAGGAGGTTTGATGGCGCTTCGGACCTCCAGAAGGGTCGACGGGGGTTCAGTTTGTTCAGAAAGATTCCACTAAGCAGGACGTGCGAGGAGGCAGAGATTGCTCCTCACTGGTGCACCTGTCAGTCACAGGTGGAAGTCCACGCCCAGGACAAAACTGTCATTGCTGCAGCCAAGTGGTGTATAGAACACTTGAACCGTATCACCAATAGCACTAAGTGCGCGGTTCTACATTTAAAGGCCGTCAACAGAGCCTGGCGATTTTCAGTCAGttcttatctgaaaaacaaagagaataaaaccttgactcaTTATCAGATCATGTTCTCAACTGTGCCCGGTGATGGGCTATTCGAAGCAACAGTTCGCCAAGTTGAATCCaaagacatttttaaattgACGGGGGAGATGAGCCGTATTAACAAGTACGGGCAGCAATCACATTGTATCAACAACGCAAATCTGAAAAAGTTTTGTTATTGCAGAGAGCCTCTCCAGTAA